From one Brachypodium distachyon strain Bd21 chromosome 4, Brachypodium_distachyon_v3.0, whole genome shotgun sequence genomic stretch:
- the LOC100840867 gene encoding potential E3 ubiquitin-protein ligase ariadne-1 produces the protein MDDDFVRAEALQLEEVIRLSATPGTPCAVCRLMIVSMEASWKAENCDHVICIGCFAKYTTEMVATEMPICPVASCKNLSRLKIHEVIDVDDDGSLTAIKEIHTNRGKKSEYGEIGQCSRGTMICSVCKLMIGSPEASWKPENCNHVICIGCFAKYTTEMVATEMSICPVVSCKNRFKSEIQEVIDVDDDDDVHDSSFIAIKEIDNGKGKKQCYDVLEEVAQSSRGAMIIDNFYCTICMEALPIIECFPIGGCTHAFCMSCVRQYITAKVEENVLSIGCPDPGCKDGALHPEACRNFIAPQLFQRWGAALCDMAIGALKFYCPFKDCSVMLVDDHVDGDEAITNVECPHCSRMFCAQCKVPCHDGIDCAQFQRLGKDERGREDLQLRKVAHESKWQRCPKCKIYVERVEGCVYIVCRCVHCFCYLCGSTMVKGNHHCSKCKRTW, from the exons ATGGATGATGATTTTGTAAGAGCTGAAGCTCTGCAGCTTGAAGAGGTCATCCGACTCTCTGCAACACCTGGAACACCATGTGCGGTTTGCAGACTGATGATTGTATCGATggaagcatcatggaaggctGAAAACTGTGATCATGTCATCTGTATCGGTTGCTTCGCCAAATACACAACTGAGATGGTGGCCACAGAGATGCCCATTTGCCCGGTTGCTTCTTGCAAAAATCTGTCCAGGTTAAAGATACATGAAGTTATTGATGTAGATGATGATGGCAGCTTGACCGCCATCAAAGAGATACACACCAACAGAGGGAAGAAATCAGAGTATGGCGAGATTGGGCAGTGTTCCCGCGGCACTATGATCTGTTCGGTTTGCAAGCTGATGATAGGATCACCGGAAGCATCATGGAAACCTGAAAACTGTAATCATGTCATCTGTATTGGTTGCTTCGCCAAATACACAACTGAGATGGTGGCCACCGAGATGTCAATTTGCCCGGTTGTTTCTTGCAAAAATCGGTTCAAGTCAGAGATACAAGAAGTTATCGATGTAGACGATGATG ATGATGTTCATGATAGCAGCTTTATCGCAATCAAAGAGATAGATAATGGCAAAGGGAAAAAACAATGCTACGACGTGCTTGAAGAGGTTGCCCAAAGTTCCCGTGGTGCGATGATCATTGACAACTTCTACTGCACCATCTGCATGGAGGCATTGCCGATCATAGAATGTTTCCCCATTGGCGGGTGCACGCACGCCTTCTGCATGAGTTGCGTGAGGCAGTACATCACTGCAAAGGTCGAAGAGAACGTGCTCTCCATCGGCTGCCCTGACCCGGGCTGCAAGGACGGCGCGTTGCACCCAGAGGCGTGCCGTAACTTTATTGCGCCTCAGCTGTTTCAGAGGTGGGGCGCAGCGCTCTGCGACATGGCAATCGGAGCGCTCAAGTTCTACTGCCCCTTCAAGGACTGCTCGGTGATGCTGGTTGATGACCATGTCGACGGGGACGAGGCCATAACGAACGTGGAGTGCCCTCACTGCAGTCGGATGTTCTGCGCGCAGTGCAAGGTGCCGTGCCATGACGGCATCGACTGCGCCCAGTTCCAGCGGCTTGGCAAGGACGAGCGCGGGCGGGAGGATCTGCAGCTGAGGAAAGTCGCGCACGAGAGCAAGTGGCAGCGGTGCCCCAAGTGCAAGATCTACGTCGAGAGGGTAGAAGGTTGTGTGTACATCGTCTGCAG GTGCGTGCACTGCTTCTGTTACCTGTGCGGCTCCACAATGGTGAAAGGCAACCACCATTGCAGTAAGTGCAAGCGTACATGGTGA
- the LOC100827708 gene encoding uncharacterized protein DDB_G0292642 yields MAASAAARDRFLTVYISSDDEDDDVAVIGASSSPEEVQIQQAILLSIDSSASPITIPSSSPGTSAAGSSRGSIPLRKGKRKLPLELPLFPVTPRGSLLKAAETHQVIDVDDDRLNQVIDLDGDGSLHQPIGLHQPIGLHQPIDLDAGGSGSIPIKEAGDGARGSRHDVPRELGGCSYILDGDDRREERGEEIIDGEFDCTICTETVPGIERFPIAGCAHAFCVGCVRQYIAAKVEENLLSIGCPDPGCKDGVLLPEECRHVIPPPLFQRWGAALCDMALGDLKFYCPFKDCSALLANDDPGDGDAAAAGAAVVTNVECPHCNRVFCAQCKVPWHDGVDCAEFQRLGDDERGREDLLLKKVAQEKKWQRCPKCKVYVERVAGCQFMVCRCGNWFCYLCGCTTPMNHVCRNCRPRRT; encoded by the exons atggctgcctccgccgccgcccgcgatCGATTTCTCACCGTCTACATCTCCTCCGatgacgaggacgacgacgtaGCGGTCATCGGCGCCTCCAGCAGCCCCGAGGAGGTCCAGATCCAGCAGGCCATCCTCCTCTCCATCGACTCCTCTGCCTCCCCAATCAccatcccctcctcctcccctggAACTTCCGCCGCAGGGAGCTCCAGAGGATCCATTCCACTCCGCAAGGGCAAGCGCAAATTACCACTGGAGTTGCCCTTGTTCCCTGTTACTCCCCGCGGGTCTCTGTTAAAGGCAGCAGAGACGCATCAGGTCATCGATGTTGATGATGACAGATTAAATCAAGTTATTGATTTAGATGGCGATGGAAGCTTACATCAACCGATTGGCTTACATCAACCGATTGGCTTACATCAACCGATCGATCTAGATGCTGGTGGCAGCGGCTCGATCCCAATCAAAGAGGCAGGCGACGGCGCAAGGGGATCACGCCACGATGTGCCGCGAGAGCTCGGCGGATGTTCCTACATCCTGGATGGAGATGACCGACGGGAAGAAAGGGGAGAAGAAATAATCGACGGCGAGTTCGACTGCACAATCTGCACGGAGACAGTGCCCGGCATCGAGCGGTTCCCCATCGCCGGGTGCGCGCACGCGTTCTGCGTCGGCTGCGTGCGGCAGTACATCGCCGCCAAGGTCGAGGAGAACCTACTGTCCATCGGCTGCCCCGACCCGGGCTGCAAGGACGGCGTGCTCCTCCCTGAGGAGTGCCGGCACGtgatcccgccgccgctgttccAGCGCTGGGGCGCCGCGCTCTGCGACATGGCGCTCGGGGACCTCAAGTTCTACTGCCCGTTCAAGGACTGCTCCGCGTTGCTGGCCAACGACGATCCCGGGGACGgggacgccgcggcggcgggggcggcggtggtgacGAACGTGGAGTGCCCCCATTGCAACCGGGTGTTCTGCGCCCAGTGCAAGGTGCCGTGgcacgacggcgtggactGCGCCGAGTTCCAGCGGCTCGGCGACGACGAGCGCGGGCGGGAAGACCTGTTGCTGAAGAAGGTCGCGCAGGAGAAGAAATGGCAGAGGTGCCCCAAGTGCAAGGTGTACGTCGAGAGGGTGGCCGGCTGCCAGTTCATGGTCTGCAG GTGTGGGAACTGGTTCTGCTACCTATGCGGCTGCACGACGCCGATGAACCATGTATGCCGGAACTGCAGGCCTAGAAGGACCTGA